The Methanoregula boonei 6A8 genome has a window encoding:
- a CDS encoding MFS transporter: MNSQGSAPRSGFFLLVFSISLATFMAGLDGTIVNIALPTISEAFHVSSTTVSWVATAYLLVMAGCVLIFGKISDIIGFKKIFLTGFVIFTLGSLACGTLPDLFHSLPVLVGSRMVQAIGGAMITAIAPAMVTAYIPLDQRGKAMGIVMTLAGLGTALGPTIGGFLTQYLSWHWIFFINVPVGIGAVILGTREIPASTARGSLAGFDRSGAVLIFTGLAALLFVVSEGETMGWTSPAILGIAALAIVTLAWFIRHECRLSDPLLDFSLFKNKNFLAVNLLLSLVFLSFSGINYLLPFYLKYIGAYDTSTAGLIMTALSFAMMVAGILAGMLFNRTGPKLLCIAAGILLTAGYFLIMQLHPDTPVGYIVLCLALIGFGLGLIITPASNLVMNSVAKAKQGMVSSLTSLERFVPLTLGIAMFNLIFLWGILSIATNHNVTQASPVDLQIKVASAGFDLAFLGSFILGLIILALTLVIRQEIHPDYENDTGENGPGMI, translated from the coding sequence ATGAACAGTCAGGGCTCTGCCCCCCGGTCCGGTTTTTTCCTCCTTGTCTTCTCCATCTCGCTTGCCACATTCATGGCGGGCCTTGACGGCACGATTGTCAATATCGCGCTTCCGACAATCTCGGAGGCGTTCCACGTCTCCTCCACAACGGTGAGCTGGGTTGCCACCGCTTACCTGCTCGTGATGGCCGGCTGCGTGCTGATCTTCGGGAAAATATCGGACATCATCGGTTTTAAGAAGATATTCCTGACCGGTTTTGTCATCTTCACGCTCGGATCACTTGCCTGTGGCACCCTGCCGGACCTGTTCCATTCCCTTCCGGTGCTTGTGGGCTCGCGCATGGTCCAGGCAATTGGCGGGGCAATGATCACTGCCATTGCGCCGGCCATGGTCACGGCGTACATCCCCTTGGACCAGCGGGGAAAGGCAATGGGCATTGTCATGACGCTTGCCGGCCTTGGGACTGCGCTCGGGCCGACCATTGGGGGATTCCTGACCCAGTACCTCTCGTGGCACTGGATCTTTTTCATCAACGTGCCAGTTGGGATCGGTGCGGTTATACTCGGCACCCGGGAGATCCCGGCATCGACAGCCAGGGGCAGTCTTGCCGGTTTTGACCGGTCCGGCGCCGTTCTCATATTTACCGGCCTTGCCGCCCTGCTCTTTGTAGTCTCCGAAGGAGAGACGATGGGCTGGACCTCCCCTGCCATCCTGGGTATTGCCGCCCTTGCCATAGTCACGCTCGCGTGGTTTATCCGGCACGAATGCCGGCTCTCTGATCCGCTTCTTGACTTCTCGCTCTTCAAAAACAAAAATTTCCTGGCCGTAAACCTCCTGCTCTCCCTGGTATTTCTGAGCTTTTCCGGGATCAACTACCTCCTGCCGTTCTACCTCAAGTACATCGGGGCCTACGATACCTCCACTGCAGGCCTGATCATGACCGCGCTTTCCTTTGCCATGATGGTGGCAGGTATCCTTGCCGGCATGCTCTTCAACCGGACCGGCCCCAAGCTGCTCTGCATTGCTGCCGGTATCCTGCTTACCGCAGGCTATTTCCTCATCATGCAGCTCCACCCGGATACACCGGTCGGATATATCGTCCTCTGTCTTGCCCTCATCGGGTTTGGCCTGGGCCTGATTATCACCCCGGCTTCGAACCTGGTGATGAACTCGGTGGCAAAGGCAAAACAGGGCATGGTCTCAAGCCTCACGAGCCTCGAACGCTTTGTCCCCCTCACGCTGGGTATTGCAATGTTCAACCTGATCTTCCTGTGGGGGATCCTCTCCATTGCCACAAACCACAATGTGACACAGGCCTCCCCGGTCGACCTGCAGATAAAAGTAGCCTCAGCCGGTTTTGATCTTGCGTTCCTGGGCTCGTTTATCCTGGGCCTGATCATCCTTGCCCTGACGCTCGTGATCCGTCAGGAGATCCACCCGGATTACGAGAACGACACAGGAGAAAACGGACCGGGGATGATCTAA
- the rpl18a gene encoding 50S ribosomal protein L18Ae, giving the protein MAAEQKFEVKGTFLMGEDWMPYTKVIEAPNAKQAEERTFATIGSKHNLKRRYITVSGVSPVKE; this is encoded by the coding sequence ATGGCAGCAGAGCAAAAGTTTGAAGTGAAAGGAACTTTCTTAATGGGCGAAGACTGGATGCCCTACACGAAAGTGATCGAGGCCCCGAATGCAAAGCAGGCTGAGGAGCGCACCTTTGCAACCATCGGGAGCAAGCACAACCTCAAGAGACGCTACATCACGGTCTCCGGCGTTTCGCCGGTTAAAGAGTAA
- a CDS encoding translation initiation factor IF-6 yields MERTTTFAGDPNIGVFARVAGNIAVIPPEAPEEFRNAIREGLGVELLVTTIQGSAIIGSLVAGNSRGLVVSGLATDEELAVLKKHRKVMLLCETMNAAGNVIMANDTFAAVHPDLPAEVAEEIGAFLGVEVIHLTLGGVRTTGMAGVATNKGVIVHPRATAQEIARLETVSGIPVGTGTINMGSGLVGTGLLVNDTGYLAGNATSGFELGRVEDVFGFLE; encoded by the coding sequence ATGGAACGCACGACCACCTTTGCCGGGGATCCCAATATCGGGGTCTTTGCCCGGGTAGCAGGCAACATTGCCGTGATCCCACCGGAGGCGCCGGAAGAGTTCCGGAACGCAATCCGCGAGGGTCTTGGCGTGGAACTGCTGGTTACCACGATCCAGGGCAGCGCGATCATCGGATCGCTTGTTGCAGGGAACAGCCGGGGCCTCGTGGTCTCGGGGCTTGCAACCGATGAAGAACTTGCGGTTTTGAAAAAGCACCGGAAGGTCATGCTGCTCTGCGAGACGATGAACGCAGCGGGGAATGTCATTATGGCAAACGATACGTTTGCCGCGGTGCACCCCGACCTTCCCGCTGAGGTTGCCGAAGAGATCGGCGCATTCCTTGGTGTTGAGGTGATCCACCTGACACTTGGGGGAGTGCGGACAACCGGCATGGCCGGGGTTGCGACCAACAAGGGCGTGATTGTCCATCCGCGGGCAACAGCGCAGGAGATTGCCCGGCTCGAAACAGTATCAGGCATCCCGGTCGGTACCGGCACAATTAACATGGGCAGCGGCCTTGTCGGGACCGGTCTTCTGGTGAATGACACGGGATACCTGGCCGGTAATGCAACAAGCGGATTTGAACTGGGCAGGGTCGAGGACGTATTTGGATTTCTGGAGTGA
- a CDS encoding 50S ribosomal protein L31e: MAEEMKEHIYIIPLRDARRMPRWKRANGAIKDIRKYLAKHMKTEDVKLDKTINEKVWSRGAEKPPSKIRVRAMKMEDGQVQAELALES, encoded by the coding sequence ATGGCAGAAGAGATGAAAGAGCATATCTACATCATCCCCCTCCGGGATGCCCGCAGGATGCCACGGTGGAAGCGTGCCAATGGCGCGATCAAGGATATCCGCAAGTACCTTGCCAAGCACATGAAGACCGAGGACGTCAAGCTTGACAAGACCATCAACGAGAAGGTGTGGAGCAGGGGAGCCGAAAAACCGCCCTCAAAAATCCGCGTCCGCGCCATGAAGATGGAGGACGGGCAGGTCCAGGCGGAACTTGCCCTGGAATCGTAA
- a CDS encoding 50S ribosomal protein L39e yields the protein MSKLSKGRKIRLAKACDQNRRVPQWVMIRTKRAVVNHPKRRNWRRSVLKV from the coding sequence ATGAGCAAGCTCAGCAAAGGAAGGAAGATCCGGCTCGCGAAAGCATGCGACCAGAACCGGCGCGTGCCCCAGTGGGTCATGATCCGGACCAAGAGAGCGGTGGTCAACCACCCCAAAAGACGCAACTGGCGCAGAAGTGTGCTGAAGGTGTAA